In one Nicotiana sylvestris chromosome 8, ASM39365v2, whole genome shotgun sequence genomic region, the following are encoded:
- the LOC104217709 gene encoding probable protein phosphatase 2C 52 → MGGCVSSSSSSTCSSRSNGERISHECLGINMFGRKRIRRSLSDPATILQHLSSIPNRIFTNGKSRTSCIFTQQGRKGVNQDAMIVWEDFMSEDVTFCGVFDGHGPHGHLVARKVRDALPLKLKSLLQSFESNRSENPQVETVDPDKDQVTSDKVVTQWKDAFLQSYKAMDKELRSQPNLDCFCSGSTAVTLIKQGSNLYMGYIGDSRAILASKDENDSMVAVQLTVDLKPDLPREAERIKQCKGRVFALQDEPEVHRVWLPYDNAPGLAMARAFGDFCVKEYGVISMPEFSHRVLTERDQFIVLASDGVWDVLSNEEVVDIVSSAPTRSSAARILVDSAAREWKTKYPTSKMDDCAVVCLFLDGHMDMESDNEEQSFSSATLQRNHSDNAAESDDGHSSEPCLQRNFTVRSGEENDAYKQVVAEAEANQETVVTEDQKWSGLEGVTRVNSLVQLPRFSEERPGP, encoded by the exons ATGGGAGGTTGTGTCTCGAGTAGCAGCTCGAGTACTTGTAGTAGTAGGAGCAATGGAGAAAGAATTTCACATGAATGTTTGGGAATAAACATGTTCGGTCGAAAGAGGAttagaagaagtctttctgatcCTGCAACCATATTGCAGCATCTGAGTTCGATTCCCAATCGGATCTTTACGAATGGCAAGAGCCGGACTTCTTGCATATTCACGCAACAGGGACGTAAAGGCGTTAACCAGGATGCCATGATCGTGTGGGAA GATTTCATGTCAGAAGATGTGACTTTTTGCGGTGTATTTGATGGCCATGGTCCACATGGCCATCTTGTTGCTCGCAAAGTAAGGGATGCACTGCCCCTGAAGCTAAAATCCCTCTTGCAGTCATTTGAATCAAATCGCAGTGAGAATCCACAAGTGGAAACTGTGGATCCCGATAAGGATCAAGTGACGTCGGATAAAGTGGTCACTCAGTGGAAGGACGCTTTCCTTCAATCATACAAGGCAATGGACAAAGAATTGAGGTCCCAACCTAACTTAGATTGCTTTTGCAGCGGCAGCACTGCTGTTACTCTAATAAAACAG GGTTCAAACCTTTATATGGGCTATATTGGTGATTCTCGAGCAATCTTGGCGTCAAAGGATGAGAATGATTCAATGGTAGCAGTCCAGTTGACTGTTGATCTGAAACCTGATTTACCTA GGGAAGCTGAGAGGATAAAACAGTGTAAAGGTCGGGTTTTTGCATTGCAAGATGAGCCCGAAGTGCATAGAGTTTGGTTGCCATATGATAATGCCCCTGGGTTAGCAATGGCTCGAGCATTTGGCGATTTTTGTGTTAAGGAATATGGGGTAATTTCTATGCCAGAATTTTCTCACCGGGTTCTTACAGAGAGGGACCAGTTCATTGTTCTTGCTTCTGATGGG GTTTGGGATGTATTGAGTAATGAAGAAGTTGTTGATATAGTGTCATCAGCTCCTACACGGTCGTCAGCTGCCAGGATCCTAGTCGACTCTGCTGCTCGTGAATGGAAAACCAAATATCCAACTTCAAAAATGGATGATTGTGCTGTTGTTTGCTTATTCTTGGACGGACATATGGACATGGAATCCGACAACGAGGAACAATCCTTTTCTTCTGCTACTCTTCAGCGTAACCATTCTGATAACGCAGCCGAATCAGATGATGGGCACAGCTCCGAGCCATGTCTACAGAGAAATTTCACTGTTAGATCAGGTGAAGAGAATGATGCTTATAAACAAGTAGTAGCCGAAGCAGAAGCAAATCAGGAAACCGTAGTAACAGAAGATCAGAAATGGTCAGGATTAGAAGGTGTTACTCGAGTAAACTCTCTGGTTCAGCTTCCAAGATTTTCAGAAGAACGGCCAGGACCTTAA